The Cystobacter fuscus DSM 2262 genomic sequence GCGGGCTCGGGTCTTCCTTGCGGAAGCCCGGTACGGGCCAGTTGTCGCGCACGACGGCCTGCTTCTGCTTGTCGAGCACGTTGAGCAGCCAGACGGACGTGACCGGGTGGAGGTTCTCGAGCAGGTGGCCCGGCGCGAGCGGGCCCGAGTCGGAGAAGAGGGGCGTGCTGGCCTTCTCCTCGCCCTCGATGATCCGGGGGATGTGGGCTTCCTTTTCCGGATCACACCACGCGACCTGCGACACATCCTCTTCCTTCGGATGCTGCTGGCCCTGCTCCTCGAGCGCGGCGATCAACTTCTTGAGGACCGTCCTGGCGTTCTCGGGGACCCACTCGTTCTTCTGGATGAGACGGACGTTGCGCCAGCGCCGGGTGATGCCCTCGACGAACATCCGGCCATCGGCGCCCGGCAGGGACATGGTCTGGTCGATGACGAAGCCGCTCGCCGCCTTGAGGCGCATCCGCTCGGCGAGCGCGGGCACCATCAACGAGAACGAGAGCAGTCCGTTCTTGGCCTCACCGAGCTTCTTCGCGTCGATTTTGAGGCTCGCGGGTTTGCAACCGGCGCTGCTCCCCGCGAAGGGGCCGCACTCACAGCCCTTGAGGGGGCGCGGCATGGGCTTCCACTCGTCCCCGTGCGCCCGCTCGAAGAGCAACTCGAGTTCGTAGCTGCCACCGGAGACCATGCTGTTCTGGGCTGGAGGGGGCAGGTAGACGGTTTCGATCTCGAGCGTCAGCGGGTAGTTGAAGCGGTGGCAGGACTCCCAGTCGGGGGCCTTGGCCTGGGGCGCGAAGGAGGTGTTCTGGTCGAGGAAGTTCGCGACGGCGGGGCCGTAGCCGAAACCGTCGTCATCGGACTGGCTGGACTGGGCGAAGTACTGGTGGGTCGCCTTGTTGAAGTCCGCTTGATCCTCCGGGGGGAGGGTCGTCGTGAGATGGTTCTTGATCTCATCGAGCTCCAGGAAGTTGTCCTGGGTGTCCTCCTTGAGTTCGACGAACCGGGGCTTGCCGCCGTCCTTGGTGTCGATCTTCTCCGCCAGCTCGACGAGCAGCTTGATGCCATTGTCGGGGGCGTCTTCTGGGCTGAACACCTGGAAGTGCATGAACCCCGCGTCGAGCTTCATCTCCTTGCTCTTGCGGGCGGACTCCGGGGCATTGCGCTCGTCCTCGAAGTCCTTGAGATGTCCGTGGAGGATCGCGCTGTGGCCTGGGAGCGGCCGCAAGAAGCCGAGGATTTCTCCAGCTTCCACGGGGAAGAAGGGCTCCGCGAAGGTGATGACCTGGCCCTTCTCGAGCGCGATCAGCGCGGCCTTGAGATTGGCCGGTGGCGCCTTGTAGAGCCAATGGACCTGCCCCTCGCTGTCACAGACGGTGATGTCTTCGAGCGAGAGATTGTCGGCGAGCACCTTGCAGACCCGCTTCGGGCCGCCGGGCTTGGGGGGCTCCTGGTCGGAGGGGGGAACCGGCTCCTGGGCCCAGCGCAGCGTGCCGGGCTCGGCTCCCTGGCCGGAGATGTTGACCCAGGCCCCGAAGCGCCGCTTGTACAGCTCGCGGAACCAGGGGACCTGGCTGAAGTAGTTGTCCAGCATCGTGGGCTTCTGGCTCGGCTTGTCCGCGACACCCGGCGGAAAGACGGGGGAGCTCAGATGCATGTAGAGCGAGTAGAACGTGCCCCGGCGGGGCCTGGCCTGTGAATCGGAGGGCATCTCCTCGAGCTCGTGGCGGACGAGGACGAACCCCGGCCAGTTGCCAAAGGCCTCGAGGACGCCGTCCTGGAGGCACGGGGCCTTGTCCCCGGGAAGGCGGGCGGCCACGACGTAGCCGGGGGCGGCGGCATTGACGGGAGCGAGCTTCTGCTCCGCGGGCGGGAAGAAATGGACACCGCCGTGGAGGTTGCGCTGGAGGCCGAGCACGTAATAGCCACCGATGCCGGTGTCGAGCGACTCGTTGTTGTGGTAGCCCTGCCAGGGGCTGGTGGAGACGGTGTTCCCGCGCAAGGGAAAGCTGTACCTGGGCCGGTTGAAGCTGCTGTCGACCACCTCGGGAGGAGCGTCGGTCTTCACCTCCCGGTAGATGTAGCGTCCACAAGGGCTCTGAGAATGATCCAGGAACAGGTCGTAACTGGAACCAACAGTCTCCGGGTTTTTTTCGAAGAAGACTTTCGCTCGCACCAGATTGAAAGACGCGAACCCTTCTGGGAAGGAACTCTGGGGGCTGATGCCAGAGCGCATTCTGAAGAGCATGTGCGCTGGACCAATCCTGGCGCCCAAATCCACGAAGCCCCTGGGGTTTGGCGTGGACATCCGTCCTCTTTGAACGAGATTGTATTTAGACGATGGATCGGCGGTGACCAACCAGAGTTGCTCCTCCGCTCCAACTTGGATGATACAATAGCCAACAATGGCAATGATATGAAGAGGGTTGCCGAGTCGCTTGCTCCGCATCCCAAAGCCCGTATAGATGACCACCGGGTTGTTGGCTCGCAGGCACTCCATGATGTGGGAAAATCTTTCCCGGATCCGAGCTTCGCTGCCCTTTATCTCGCCGACGGCGTGACGCAGGGGATCGGGAAGCAGGTTGCCAGTGAATTCGTCTTTTGAGTTCGGCGCTCGATAGCGAAGAATACCCCCAAGCCCAATCGGACGGGCTCCCGTTGAAGGGAAGATGCGATTGAGAGGAAGTGGAATCTCTCCATTCGGTTCAAGGCATTCGCCCCCTACTTCGTAATTCGCCTTCGGGTAGGTTGTCCATCCATTCTTCTTGATGGATTTGTCAGCGGGGATTCCGAAAAAGGCGCGCTCACCCGTTGGATATCGGAGATCGAGCACGCATTCTGGGTCCCCGGCTCTCGAGTGCGTAATATATTTTTGCCGTTGGTTCCCACCCCGTATGAGTTGGAAGTAATTATAAAGCATGGACGCCGATGTGCGTCCGCACCAGTCTGACTCTTCAGTTGCCAGCACTTTCTGGCCAAGCAGTGGAACCTTGAGTACGTGCCATTCCTTGGCTTGCCTCTTGATCTCCTCTGGGAATTCGTATTGATCGACAGGGAAGACGCGGAGAAGCGTTCCAGACTTGCTGTCTACCTCCACGATGTTGGTGTCAGCCAGTAGGCCTTGTGCGCTTTCGCTCAAGAAGAATTCTTGCTGGATTCCCATTTCATCCCCCCTGTGGCCACGTCACTCCGTGACGTGGTGGCAATCTCTGTGTTTAATCCTGTTAGGCGCACCCTTGGATGTGGAATAGAAACCATCAGAAGGGGCCGGGGGGGCGGTTTTCCACCGGGAAATGTCTGGTTCGATTGTTGGCCAGGTAATTGTTAGCAACGTCTGGCATTTTTGGGTGATGCATAGTTGTAGGTTGTAGGCAGAGTCGTCTTTCGAGATGTCCTTGATTCTTGCGACCCTTCGCGGGAATTCTCCTTCGGGCAGTTCGCTGGTTTGTATGCTTGCGCGCCGATGGATGTCCACCCGAAGCACATTCCCATTGACGACCCCGCAGTTCATCAGGATGAATTTCTCCCCTGATTGCTCTTGCAGGTTGTACCAAATAGAAGGAAGTGAACGGAATAGTTTGTAGGACTCTGGAGATAGCGTCGGCATCTCCGCCGACTCGTCATCGATGAGCGAGTACTTGGTTTCGCTTGGATCCAAGGTGCGCGCTTCCTTCTGCAAGGAAGCCTTGAGCGCGTCCGAGACCGTCGAGCTGCTTCGCGATTCAACGATGACGTTGAACTCATCATCTTCCGGATCGAATCGGCCCTTCGCTCTTGATTTCATGTGCCCGGTGTAGACGACCAGATTTCCCTCCCGGAACATGGCACTGACGAAGCGGTTGTCCCTGATGCGGAGTTGATGCCAGTCGTACTCGATTTTTTCCAATTCCCGAGTCAGGCACTCCTCATGCGTGAAATTCGACCGCATGATGCTCTGGTTGCACACGACGAGGAAGGACTCGTGGAGGCCGCCCTTGGCCTTGTCCTTGGCGAGTTGCTCGAAGTTGACGTCGAAGAAGAGCTGGGTGAGCAGTTGTGACGCCTGCTCGTTCTGGGGATCCAAGGTGGCCGCGCGCGCCGCGGCGTCCAGTCTCTCCTTGGTGCTCTTCGCCGCGTCCTGGGCCTGCGCCAGCAGCGCCTCCAGGTTGGGCTTGTCCGCCCCCACGAGCTTCTCCAGCGTGAAGCCCTCCGCCTCGCCGCACTTCAGGCGCACCCACCCCTTCTTCTGCGCGCCCTCCAGCTTCTGGCACTCCGTGCCGATGAGGACCTTCTTCACCACCTCCCCATCCGTGCTCGCGCTGCCACGCAGGTTCACCTCCGAGCCCTGGATGTAGACGGGCCCGGCCTCCTGCGCCCGGCTCGGCGCTCCTCCCAGCACCCCCAGGCACAGCGCCCAGGTCCACAGGTGAAACCCACTGCTCTTCTTCCTCATGAATCCTTCCCTCGATAATGTAGGGCGGGGTGGGCCCATGTCAGCGGCACTCGATGCGGCACCGTTGCGTCCGCCATGCCGACGTTCCTCACGAGGAGGAAGCCTGCTCGAAGCGCTGGATGGCGGTCAAGGACGGCTCCGGCCGCGCCACATTCATAGGTTCGGGTTGTTGGGTGCAACTGGGGCCCTCGCTCTGATGAATGGGAGAAAGAGACTCGGGGCGAATCGGCGAATGGTTACGGTTCCATTATTGGATGCCTTCATAGCAATGGTGATAACGAACTTCGTTGGGAGCACCCTTGTTCGTGGAAAAATACTCATTCAGTACGTGGGCTTTTCCATCTGAGCCTTGGAGTTGCTCGGTCTTCCATCGAGCAATACCCGGTTCGTCCGTTGGCCAGGTCAGGGTTTGAGAAGTCTGGCATCCACGGTAATTACATAATTCAAAATGGTGGACGGAGTCGTTCTTTGAAATGTCCTTGATTCTATCGGTTTGTGGAACGTCTTCTACTCGGGGGAGATCACTTCTTTGTATGCTTGCCCTGTGGTGGACATCCACATGAAGTACTCTTCCAACAATGCTCCCGCAGTTCACCAGGATGTATCTTTCTCCGGACCATTCTGTCAGGTTGTACCAAACGGAGGGGAGCGAACGGAATATCCGATAGGCAGCCGGAGACAGCACTGGCATCCCCGCGTATTCGCCCTCGAAGTTTGAGTACCTGTTTGCATCCGGGTCCGCGCTGCGTGCTCCTTTTTGCAAGGAGGCCTTGAGGGCGTCCGCGATCGGTGACCTGCTTCTCGACTCGATGACGATGTTGAATTCATCATCCTCGGGGTCGAACCGGCCCTTCGCTCTCGACTTCATGTGCCCGGTGTAGACGACGAGATTGCCTTCCCGGAACATTGCGCTGACGAAGCGGTCATCCCTGATGCTGAGTTGGTGCCAGTCGTACTCGATTTTTTCGAGTTCATCGGTCAGGCATTGCTCGTGTGTCCTTGGGTTTTGCATACCGCGAGGATTGCACACGACGAGGAAGGACTCGTGGAGGCCGCCCTTTCTCTTGTCCTTGGCGAGCTGCTCGAAGTTGACGTCGAAGAAGAGCTGGGTGAGCAGTTGTGAGGCCTGCTCGTTCTGGGGCTCCAATGTGGCCGCGCGCGCCGCGGCATCCAGGCGCTCCTTGGCGCTCTTCGCTGCGTCCTGGGCCTGTGCCAGCAGCGTCTCCAGATTGGGCTTGTCCGCTCCCACGAGCTTCTCCAGCGTGAAGCCCTCCGCCTCGCCGCACTTCAGGCGCACCCACCCCTTCTTCTGCGCGCCCTCCAGCTTCTGGCACTCCGTGCCGATGAGGACCTTCTTCACCACCTCCCCATCCGTGCTCGCGCCGCCGCGCAGATTCACCTCCGAGCCCTGGATGTAGACGCTCCCGGCCTCCTGCGCCCGGCCCGGCGTCCCCCAAATCACTCCCAGGCACAGCGCCCAGCTCCGCAGGTGAAACCCGCTGGTCCTCTTCCGCATGAATCCTTCCCTCGGGAATGTAGGGTGGGGTGGGCCCGTGTCCGCACCATCCGGTGTGGCACCGTTTCGTCCACCCTTCCGACGTTCCTCACGAGGGGGAAAGCCTGCTTGAAGCGCCGGATTGGGGTCAAGGACGGCTCCGGCCGCGCCACATTCATGCGCTGGCCGCTCCTGCTCCCGCTGCTACGCCGCGACGCGCGGGGGCGCCTCCTTGCCGTCTCCCCGCACCGCCTCCGGCTTCAGCAGGACGAACCGCGTGGCCTCCCGGGCCTCCACCTGGAGCGGCCGCCGGGCCTCCAGGAGCGTGGAGCCGCGCTGGGACACCCTCAGTCCCTCGTGCTCGAAATCCACCGCGCCCGACAACACGAACAGCTGGGAGCCCTCCTCGAGCGCCTGCACCTCTCCTGGCGCCAGCTCGCGGTGCTCGCCGTGCTGGAACAGGCCGAGCCGGTCCTTGCGTCCGAGGAAGCCGTACCGCTCGAACCCGCGCACCAGGTCATCGAAGCGCCGCTCGGCGAACATCTTCCACATCCCCTCGCGCAGACGCCCATCCGCCTCCAGCAGGGGCAGCAGCGCAGAGCGGGGAATGCGCACCACCGTCGAAGTGGTCGCCGTGCGGATGGAGGCCGAGCGGCGCTCGCCCGTGAGCAGGGCGCTCTCCCCGAACACGGTGCCGCCGCCGAGCTCGTCCACGAGCACCTCGCCCTGGGCCGTGGGGGCCAGCACGTAGACCGCGCCGCGCTCGAGCAGGTACAGCTCGTCGCTGGCGTTGCCCGCCTGGAAGACGTACTGGCCCGCGGGCAGCACATGACGCTCCGCGCGCGCGGCGATGCGGCGCAGGGTGGTTTCGTCGAGGTGGGCGAGGAACGGCACGCGGCGCAACGATTGAACCATCTGGGCGGAGCGCACGCGGGCCCCGAGCCAGGTGCGCTGCACCCGGGCCGCGAGTTTCTCCAGGGGCTGGCGCAGCCGCTGTTCCAGCCGCGACAGGGCGACGCTCAGCAGGTTGCTCGGGGTGATGGGCACCACCGTCACCAGTCCGTGCCCCTGGCCGTATCCCGGGTTGGCCTCGAGGAAGTAGCGCGCCGCGGGTTTGTCACAGTGCTTCCAGTACTCCCGCTCCATCTCCGACTCGCGCGTGCGCCAGCCGACGCGGCGGATCAGCGGCCGGGTGGAATCCACCATTTCCTGGCCGAACTCCGAGGCCAGTGAGGACATGAGGGAGAGGAACTCCGGTGGCGTCTCCTGCTCGCGCCGCGGCCACACCTCGCCGAAGTACTTGGTGAGCAGCGAGTAGCTGGACGGGTGCACCAACGAGCCCAGGTAGAACACGCGCCGGCCCGGATGCTCCAGCATGTAGCGTCCCAGCCGCGCCAGGATGAAGCGCGCGTTGACGTTGCCTCCCCGGTAGGCGCGCAGCGAGCCCGCCTCCGCGCGGAACACGGCCAGGGACTCTCCGCCGAGCTGCTTCTCGAAGAGGTGCATGGCGAAGTAGCCGACGATGGCGCCCGCCTCGTTCTTGTGAACGAGGATCCACGTGTGCTCGGCCTTGGACTCGACGACGTAGCGGGCGAAGGCCTCCCGGTCCACGCCGTCGAAGATCTCCTGGTGGACGGCGTAGAGGTCGTCGGTGAGCTGGCGGCGCTCCTCGGCGGACAGGGTGTGGGGGCGGATGACGTCGGTGCTCGTGATGCGGGACATGGTGGCCTCGAACGGGGATGTCGTGTCGTGGGGAGTGGCTTGCCCTGACACGAAGCACTCTGCTCCGAGGGCGGCGGGGAGGCTGTGACGGGGCCAACATCCGGCGAGTGAGCACCGTCACAGGGCGCGAGGGCTGCTAGGGTGCCCGGTCCGACCCAAAGAGAGGTTGCCATGGCCCCCCCCGCGCTTCGTTCCCTCTACCCGCCCCTCGAGCCCTACAACACCGGCCGCCTGCGCGTGTCCACCCTCCATGAGATCTACTTCGAGGAGAGCGGCAACCCGAAGGGCAAGCCGGTCATCTTCGTCCACGGCGGGCCGGGCGGAGGCTCGGATCCCAAGCAGCGGCGCTTCTTCGATCCCTCGGCGTACCGCATCGTCCTCTTCGACCAGCGCGGCTGCGGCAGGAGCACGCCCCACGCGAGCGTGGAGGAGAACACCACCTGGCACCTCGTGGAGGACATGGAGGCGCTGCGACGCCACCTGGGCATCGAGCGGTGGCTCGTCTTCGGGGGCTCGTGGGGCAGCACGCTCGCGCTGGCCTACTCCCAGAAGCACCCGGAGCGCGTCACGGAGCTGGTGCTGCGCGGCATCTTCCTCTTGCGCGAGCAGGAGATCCGCTGGTTCTACCAGCACGGCGCGCACACCTTCTTCCCGGATGCGTGGGAGGACTTCCTCGCGCCCATTCCTCCCGAGGAGCGCGGCGACCTGGTCCAGGCCTACCACCGGCGCCTGATGGGGGAGGATGCCCGGGTGCGGCAGGAGGCGGCGCGGGCCTGGAGTGTCTGGGAGGCTCGGACGAGCAACCTCGTGCCCAATCCGGATCTCGTCGCGCTCTTCGGCCAGGACGCGTACTCGCTCGCCTTCGCGCGCATCGAGTGCCACTACTTCGTCCACCGCGCCTTCCTGCGCAATGACACCCAGCTGCTGGACGACGTGCCGCGCATCCGCCACATCCCGGCCGTCATCGTCCAGGGCCGCTACGACATCCCCTGTCCCATCGAGAGCGCCTGGGCCTTGCACAGGGCCTGGCCCGAGGCGGAGCTGAAGATCATCCCGGACGCGGGGCACTCGGCGTACGAGCCGGGCACCACCGACGCACTCGTCGAGGCCACGGACCGGTTCCGCTCGTAGCTTCCCGCTCAGCCCATGACGGGCAGCACGAGGGCGGAGGGGTGCGCGGGGTCGTGGAAGACGCTCTGGTCGGCGGCCACGAGCGTCTTCGCGGTGGCGAGCGGCTCGCCGCTGCCGGTGTTCCGGGCGTAGCGCGGGTGGGCCCCGCTGGACACCTGGAGCCGGAGGCGGTGGCCCGCGAGGAAGCGGTGGGCGGTGGGCCATAGCTCGAGGGTGACGCGCAGGGTGCCATCCGGCTCGGGGGCGGGCCTGCCGGGAACCAGGCGCAGCAGTCCATCGCAGATGTTGATGGATTTGCCCGAGCCGTCGACGTCGCACAGGCGGGCGAAGAAGTCGGTATGGGCGAGGCTGGAGCGGACGAAGAGCTCGGCCCGGACGGGGCCGATGACCTCGAGATCCTTGTCCAGGGGGGTGCTCGTATACGTGAGGATGTCGGGCCGCGACTCCAATTCGTGGTTGTCTCGGGGGCCCGCCTCGCGCGTCAGGAGCGCGCCGCCCACGGTGGGGGTCGGGTCGGCCGGGTCATAGCGGTAGCGGTCGGGCTCCGAGGCCTCGGGCGTGGCGGGAGACAGGCCCCGGCCGGCTTGCAGGTGCCAGCGCTGAGGACGCGCGCCCGGCGGGGGCCACTCCGAGAAGTCGCGCCAGGTGTTCGCGCCCATGACGAAGACGCGCACGGGCGCCTCTCGCAACAGATGGCGCTCTCCCTTGAGGTGGGCCTTGAGCCACACCAGGGACTCGCGCGCGGCGACCGCCATCCCCGCGGGAGCGACGTGGGTCCAGGGGCCGATGGTCAGGTAGGGGGTGCGTCCGGCCTGGCGGAGCGCGGCGTAGTCGTTCACCTGCCAGGGCAGGAAGATGTCGTACCAGCCGCCAATCAGGTGGACGGGGGCGGTGACCTCGGAGACCGAGCCGCTGAAGTCCGCGGGGTTCCACCACGGGTCGCCCTCCGCGTCGTGCTCGAGCCAGTCCTGGTAGAAGGCAACGCGCTCGCCGACCGCGAGGGTATCCACCTCGTTCAACGGCAGGTGCCGCAAGAGGGGCTTGAGCTTGCGGGCCGCGCCGAGCCGCGCGAGCACTCCGCCCAGCCCGGCCTTCTCCTGGGTGCGCACGAGGTGGACCCAGGACAGCACGGTATCGAGCGAGAAGGCCCCGCCCGCGTACGTCTGGCCCCGGAACTGGGACGCGGTCTCGTGTACCGCCATCGCCTTCAAGGTGGGTCCCGCGTCACGCGCGAGCGCCCATTGCACGAGGCCCAGGTAGCTGGGGCCCAGGGTGGCGAACTCCCCGGAGAACCAGTCCTGCCGCTTCATCCACTCGAGCGTCGCCAGCCCATCGGCCCGCTCGTCGCGGAACGGATCGAACCGGCCCCCCGAGCCGAAGGTGCCGCGGACACTCTGGATGAGCACCTGGAAGCCGCGCTCGGCGAAGAGCCTGCCGAACTGGAGCCCGAAGAAGCTCCCCCTGCCATAGGGCGAGCGCACCAGGAGGGTCGGAAGTCTGTCGCCCCCGCGAGGGACGTACCGGTCCGCCAGCAGCTTGACCCCATCGGGCATCGGTACTTCGAGATCCCGCTCGACGATGACGTCATGGGTGTCCGCGGGGGGCAGTTCCAGGAGACGCGAGAGGACGCGGCTGGCGACGGTCATGGCCGCCAGCCTTAACACCTAGCCCTGCATCTGTCCCTGGGGCGGGAAGCCGTGCTGCTCCCGGCCCTCGTTGCCTTCGTAGACCATGGTCGACTTGAACAGCTCGTAGCGGCCGTCGGCGGCCAGTGGCGCCACGCGCTCGCGCAGGGCGGCCATCTCCTGCTTCGTCATCGGCTTGAAGCCGCGCGCGATGGCCAGGTTCTGCTGGAGGACCTCGAGCGAGTCCATGCCGCTGATGGTGACGGCCACCGGCAGGCTCATCGCGTAGCGCAGGGCTTCCTGCACCGTCACCACGCCCTTCTTCACGGGCTCGGCGTTGCCCGACAGGCTCTTCATGCCCAGGGGCGCCATCTTGCGCCGGAGGACCTCGGGGAGCACCCGCTGCTCGAAACTGCGGAAGGAGCCGTCGAAGACGTTGAGCGGCATCTGCACCGCGTCGAACGGGTAGCCGTGCTTGAGCATCTCCAGGTGCAGGTCCGGGTGCTTGTGCCCGGTGAAGCCCACGAAGCGCACCTTGCCCTGCTTCTTGGCCAGCGTGAGTGCCTCCACCACGCCGTCCTTCTTGAAGTGCAGCTCGGGATCGTTCGGGTAGACGACCTCGTGGATCTGCCAGAGGTCCAGGTGGTCCGTCCGCAGCCGCCGCAGCGAGTCCTCCAATTGCTTCATGGCCACGTCCTTGCCGCGGCCGTGCGTGCACACCTTGGTCATCAGGAACGCCTTGTCCCGGCGGTCCTCGAGGGCCTTGCCCATGATCTCCTCGGAGCGGCCCTTGTGGTAGTCCCAGGCGTTGTCCATGAAGTTGATGCCCGCGTCGAGCGCCTCCTGGATGATGCGGATGCCAACCTTCTCGTCCTCGGGCTTGCCGATGTGGAAGCCGCCCACGCCAATGGCCGAGACCTTCACGCCGGTCTTGCCGAACGGCCTCATGGGAATGGCCTCCGGGCTGGTGGCCGCGCTGCCCTGGGCGCTCGGGCCCTCGGCGGCCTCGGCCTCCGGCCTCGTCCCCAGGCTCGCCGTAACGGCGGCCATTCCGGCCAGATGCAAGAACTTCCTGCGTGACGAGTCCATGCGCTCCTCTCGGTGGTGAACGAGGAAAGCTCGCATGCCGTGGCCCCGCCGCGGCGGCTCCCGGGCCCCCGGTGTCCAGATGTCGACCCCGCGCGTCCATCCCACCCGTTTCACCCACCGTGCTCCTCGCCGTTGGCCTGGATTCCGGCT encodes the following:
- a CDS encoding Crp/Fnr family transcriptional regulator; this translates as MSRITSTDVIRPHTLSAEERRQLTDDLYAVHQEIFDGVDREAFARYVVESKAEHTWILVHKNEAGAIVGYFAMHLFEKQLGGESLAVFRAEAGSLRAYRGGNVNARFILARLGRYMLEHPGRRVFYLGSLVHPSSYSLLTKYFGEVWPRREQETPPEFLSLMSSLASEFGQEMVDSTRPLIRRVGWRTRESEMEREYWKHCDKPAARYFLEANPGYGQGHGLVTVVPITPSNLLSVALSRLEQRLRQPLEKLAARVQRTWLGARVRSAQMVQSLRRVPFLAHLDETTLRRIAARAERHVLPAGQYVFQAGNASDELYLLERGAVYVLAPTAQGEVLVDELGGGTVFGESALLTGERRSASIRTATTSTVVRIPRSALLPLLEADGRLREGMWKMFAERRFDDLVRGFERYGFLGRKDRLGLFQHGEHRELAPGEVQALEEGSQLFVLSGAVDFEHEGLRVSQRGSTLLEARRPLQVEAREATRFVLLKPEAVRGDGKEAPPRVAA
- the pip gene encoding prolyl aminopeptidase, whose product is MAPPALRSLYPPLEPYNTGRLRVSTLHEIYFEESGNPKGKPVIFVHGGPGGGSDPKQRRFFDPSAYRIVLFDQRGCGRSTPHASVEENTTWHLVEDMEALRRHLGIERWLVFGGSWGSTLALAYSQKHPERVTELVLRGIFLLREQEIRWFYQHGAHTFFPDAWEDFLAPIPPEERGDLVQAYHRRLMGEDARVRQEAARAWSVWEARTSNLVPNPDLVALFGQDAYSLAFARIECHYFVHRAFLRNDTQLLDDVPRIRHIPAVIVQGRYDIPCPIESAWALHRAWPEAELKIIPDAGHSAYEPGTTDALVEATDRFRS
- a CDS encoding CocE/NonD family hydrolase translates to MTVASRVLSRLLELPPADTHDVIVERDLEVPMPDGVKLLADRYVPRGGDRLPTLLVRSPYGRGSFFGLQFGRLFAERGFQVLIQSVRGTFGSGGRFDPFRDERADGLATLEWMKRQDWFSGEFATLGPSYLGLVQWALARDAGPTLKAMAVHETASQFRGQTYAGGAFSLDTVLSWVHLVRTQEKAGLGGVLARLGAARKLKPLLRHLPLNEVDTLAVGERVAFYQDWLEHDAEGDPWWNPADFSGSVSEVTAPVHLIGGWYDIFLPWQVNDYAALRQAGRTPYLTIGPWTHVAPAGMAVAARESLVWLKAHLKGERHLLREAPVRVFVMGANTWRDFSEWPPPGARPQRWHLQAGRGLSPATPEASEPDRYRYDPADPTPTVGGALLTREAGPRDNHELESRPDILTYTSTPLDKDLEVIGPVRAELFVRSSLAHTDFFARLCDVDGSGKSINICDGLLRLVPGRPAPEPDGTLRVTLELWPTAHRFLAGHRLRLQVSSGAHPRYARNTGSGEPLATAKTLVAADQSVFHDPAHPSALVLPVMG
- a CDS encoding aldo/keto reductase, with product MDSSRRKFLHLAGMAAVTASLGTRPEAEAAEGPSAQGSAATSPEAIPMRPFGKTGVKVSAIGVGGFHIGKPEDEKVGIRIIQEALDAGINFMDNAWDYHKGRSEEIMGKALEDRRDKAFLMTKVCTHGRGKDVAMKQLEDSLRRLRTDHLDLWQIHEVVYPNDPELHFKKDGVVEALTLAKKQGKVRFVGFTGHKHPDLHLEMLKHGYPFDAVQMPLNVFDGSFRSFEQRVLPEVLRRKMAPLGMKSLSGNAEPVKKGVVTVQEALRYAMSLPVAVTISGMDSLEVLQQNLAIARGFKPMTKQEMAALRERVAPLAADGRYELFKSTMVYEGNEGREQHGFPPQGQMQG